From Astatotilapia calliptera chromosome 19, fAstCal1.2, whole genome shotgun sequence, a single genomic window includes:
- the LOC113012265 gene encoding RNA polymerase II-associated protein 3-like, whose amino-acid sequence MPRIRENSRLMHTHESMVDYLSGRAPSGNFLNDIRPGFFGLNFLNPLEEDLVYSDDDDDDDRYYQRSAANRTLEPHPQIKQLTDEEADRIAKELIEEEERRKEKTKKNKRKKMRKKEKKRLEKESAVKDGSAEEEQGKSDSSEKEDDETIIESNAETTGSSRSDKTQKATEAARCDKTGADTAEKNLVKMNENEEEEQKDLDFNNSYAASAESAPEETWIQKQKKGGKKAESKLSAVQQPEVENPNITEEPEVRKKEKAETSKEKSMDPILEEYAKKSIEFANIGNRLAASGQYEKAVKCFTEAIKFNPKEFKLFGNRSLCFERLQQYESALTDADVALSMEPNWIKGLFRKGKALCGLKRYYEASLIYKEVLRLESTSAEAAQELKRAQTLHLMEMGFSWAVSSEALKTHGTLEEAVEALFASESNTGPGVCTAPATSKETADPPAGLKDDDGDDDDDDDNDDDVGEWTVLQPSRPRMQQMRESDAFGQNRSKSQSPTPRSRNGPKPELFPVWTGLLAPTVTYVKLHELFSRAGAIYSIKMLLEQQCAFVNYTRKEDCDKAIQCINGMIFEGALLTVRYPYKVHPELGGSKLAATDRCPRPSTYKKECFFWRTTGCTRDDCTFRHVPEHKNIDREKFTSRLGLHAAIQK is encoded by the exons ATGCCCAGAATTCGAGAAAACTCGAGACTAATGCACACACAC gAATCAATGGTAGATTACCTGAGTGGACGAGCTCCTTCTGGCAATTTCCTGAATGATATCCGGCCTGGCTTTTTTG gtttaaattttttaaatcctttggAGGAAGATCTCGTTTATTCAGATGATGACGACGACGACGATCGTTATTATCAACGCAGCGCCGCTAACAGGACTTTAGAACCACATCCGCAAATAAAACAGCTCACTGATGAG gaAGCTGATAGAATTGCAAAGGAGTTAATAGAAGAAGAGGAAAGGCGTAAGGAGAAAACTAAGAAGAACAAGCGTAAAAAAATG cgtaaaaaagaaaagaagcggCTAGAAAAGGAGAGTGCAGTTAAAGACGGTTCAGCT GAGGAAGAACAAGGCAAGTCAGATTCCTCTGAAAAAGAAGATGATGAGACTATAATTGAAAGTAATGCAGAAACAACTGGATCCTCACGAAGCGATAAAACTCAAAAGGCAACTGAGGCAGCCAGATGTGATAAGACTGGTGCTgatactgcagaaaaaaatctTGTGAAGATGAATGAgaacgaggaagaggagcaaaAG GATTTGGATTTCAATAATTCATATGCTGCTTCTGCTGAATCGGCGCCTGAGGAGACGTGGattcagaaacagaaaaaaggaggaaaaaaggcgGAAAGTAAATTATCTGCAGTTCAACAGCCTGAAGTGGAAAATCCAAATATCACTGAGGAACCTGAAgttagaaagaaagagaaagctgaAACCAGTAAAGAG AAATCAATGGATCCCATATTAGAGGAgtatgcaaagaaaagcattgaGTTTGCCA acATAGGGAATCGTTTGGCTGCCTCTGGGCAGTACGAGAAGGCAGTAAAATGTTTCACTGAGGCTATTAAATTCAACCCAAAGGAATTTAA GTTATTTGGAAATCGGTCCCTCTGTTTTGAAAGACTACAGCAGTATGAAAGTGCTCTCACGGATGCTGACGTTGCACTCTCCATGGAACCAAACTGGATAAAAGGTTTATTTAGGAAAGGGAAAGCTCTCTGTGGTCTTAAG AGATACTACGAAGCCTCACTGATTTACAAAGAGGTCCTGAGGCTGGAAAGTACAAGTGCTGAAGCCGCACAGGAGCTGAAACGAGCACAGACGCTGCACCTCATG GAAATGGGCTTCAGCTGGGCAGTGAGCTCTGAAGCCCTGAAAACTCACGGTACACTAGAGGAAGCTGTGGAAGCTCTGTTTGCCAGTGAGAGTAACACAGGTCCTGGAG TCTGCACAGCTCCTGCCACCAGCAAAGAGACAGCAGACCCACCAGCAGGGCTGAAAGATGATGACggtgatgatgacgatgatgatgataatgatgacgATGTGGGAGAGTGGACTGTCCTACAACCAAGCCGCCCACGAATGCAGCAGATGAGAGAGTCTGACGCGTTTGGCCAAAACAGATCAAAGTCTCAGTCGCCGACCCCTCGCTCCAGGAATGGTCCAAAACC AGAACTTTTCCCTGTTTGGACTGGATTATTGGCGCCTACTGTCACCTATGTAAAACTCCACGAGCTCTTTAGCAG AGCTGGGGCCATCTACAGCATCAAGATGCTCCTGGAGCAACAGTGTGCCTTTGTGAATTACACCAGAAAGGAAGATTGTGATAAAGCCATCCAGTGTATTAAT GGAATGATTTTCGAGGGGGCTCTGCTGACGGTGCGATACCCCTACAAAGTCCACCCTGAACTCGGTGGGTCCAAATTAGCTGCTACTGACCGCTGCCCTCGCCCAAG CACATACAAGAAGGAGTGCTTTTTCTGGAGGACGACAGGATGCACAAGGGACGACTGCACCTTCAGACACGTCCCGGAGCACAAGAACATCGATAGGGAAAAATTCACCAGCAGGCTGGGATTGCATGCAGCAATTCAAAAATGA
- the LOC113012670 gene encoding rab3 GTPase-activating protein non-catalytic subunit-like produces the protein MSCSLFEFCRLQEFKTVRHFLFRNEKSEPVEEKSQTEDNELSWDTSDWESAWEGGDNKEEESTSDKKVADDAGGQGEPWLQDCVVSLSPCADLLVVAREQKAAFLSAKWRTDDSGREEMTLGVSWTGTLSTEEGKKEQIGGRFQTAKAN, from the exons ATGTCCTGCAGCTTATTTGAGTTCTGTCGGCTTCAAGAGTTCAAAACGGTCCGGCACTTCTTGTTTCGGAACGAGAAAAGCGAGCCAGTCGAAGAGAAGAGTCAAACAG AAGATAATGAGCTGTCTTGGGACACCTCTGACTGGGAGTCGGCATGGGAAGGTGGTGATAATAAAGAGGAGGAATCCACCTCTGATAAAAAG GTCGCGGATGATGCTGGCGGGCAGGGTGAACCGTGGCTGCAGGACTGTGTCGTGTCCCTGTCGCCCTGCGCTGACCTGCTGGTGGTGGCCCGTGAACAGAAGGCGGCCTTTCTCTCAG CTAAATGGCGAACAGATGACAGCGGCAGAGAAGAGATGACTCTGGGAGTATCTTGGACTGGAACTCTTAGCACTGAGGAAGG GAAAAAGGAGCAGATAGGAGGTCGATTTCAAACTGCCAAAGCAAATTAA
- the LOC113012668 gene encoding zinc finger BED domain-containing protein 1-like has translation MAESETRDENATELVAKKKNSTSLIWRYFGFDKDDVLQTQVLCKTCRTLVATTRGNTTNLHHHLQYNHRELFEEFQKDRASQTKVANVKTKSAAVQQPSLYQSFSSGIPYEKTSKRYKEITEAITHFLAKDMMPINTVSREGFTSLIHKVDQRYRIPSRNYFSHVAIPQMYETCRKTVMFELSQAENYASTTDLWSSRTTEPYMSFTVHFLTEDFELKTRCLETVYFPDSHTSENIAHVLREVLASWDLKEDRQVCITTDNGANVVRATELNNWVRLQCFGHRLHLAIENSIKDDARIARAIGLCKKLVGHFCHSWKAKMALKKAQQKLNLPEHTLITECPTRWGSRQKMIERVLEQQRAISDVISADKKSRHLIPTWQDLEVLESVNQALHPLQDFTDALSGESYVSVSYVKPVLHLMKTSVLAEKEEDSDLTKSIKKKILEYLITKYENPATQELMDMACFMDPRFKVSYTSTDRVSDIKTRVMSEMEAVAQKERSSAEPEAQTDDPPSRPLKKAKKSLGSFFKAAPIPTSSFMHLSQAVEAELNSYLLSTAIDSEEDPLAWWKLHKMTFPQLSKLARKYLCIPASSSPSERLFSTSGNIVTCQCTCLKPWRVNMLVFLNKNLP, from the exons ATGGCTGAGAGCGAGACGCGTGACGAGAATGCTACTGAACtcgtggctaaaaaaaaaaatagtacctCACTTATTTGGAGGTACTTTGGATTTGATAAAGACGACGTTCTCCAAACACAGGTACTCTGCAAAACTTGCCGAACACTCGTGGCAACCACCAGAGGAAACACGACTAATCTCCACCATCATCTTCAATACAACCACAGAGAACTGTTTGAAGAGTTCCAGAAAGATAGGGCTAGCCAAACAAAGGTTGCTAATGTTAAGACAAAGAGCGCAGCAGTCCAACAGCCGTCTCTGTATCAGAGTTTTTCAAGTGGAATTCCTTATGAGAAAACGTCGAAGCGGTACAAAGAAATAACAGAGGCCATTACACATTTTTTGGCTAAAGACATGATGCCTATAAATACAGTTAGCAGAGAGGGCTTCACCAGTCTGATACATAAAGTGGACCAGAGATACCGCATCCCCTCACGAAACTACTTTTCACATGTCGCCATTCCACAAATGTATGAAACATGCCGCAAGACCGTCATGTTTGAACTGAGCCAAGCTGAAAACTACGCAAGCACTACAGACCTATGGTCAAGTCGTACAACGGAACCATATATGAGTTTCACAGTGCACTTCCTCACCGAAGACTTTGAACTGAAAACACGGTGTCTAGAGACTGTGTATTTTCCAGACTCCCACACTAGTGAAAATATAGCCCATGTATTACGTGAGGTGTTAGCCAGCTGGGATCTTAAAGAAGATCGACAAGTGTGCATCACCACAGACAACGGTGCCAATGTTGTGAGAGCCACGGAGCTAAACAACTGGGTCAGACTTCAGTGTTTTGGACACAGGCTGCACCTTGCAATCG AAAATTCTATCAAAGATGATGCCCGCATTGCCCGAGCCATTGGACTTTGCAAAAAGTTAGTTGGACATTTTTGCCACAGCTGGAAAGCAAAGATGGCTCTgaaaaaagcacagcagaagCTCAACCTCCCAGAgcacacactgatcacagaatGCCCAACCAGGTGGGGTTCCAGGCAGAAGATGATTGAGAGAGTCCTGGAGCAGCAGCGGGCCATTTCTGATGTCATCTCAGCAGACAAGAAATCAAGACACTTGATTCCTACTTGGCAGGATCTTGAGGTACTGGAGTCTGTCAACCAGGCATTACACCCCCTGCAAGACTTTACAGATGCCCTGTCTGGTGAGAGCTACGTTAGTGTTTCATATGTAAAACCAGTCCTTCATCTGATGAAGACGTCGGTGCTTGCAGAGAAGGAAGAAGACAGTGATTTGACAAAATCAATTAAGAAGAAAATCCTCGAGTACCTGATTACTAAATATGAAAATCCAGCTACCCAGGAACTTATGGACATGGCGTGCTTCATGGATCCCAGATTTAAAGTCAGCTACACCAGCACTGATCGAGTCTCAGACATCAAGACCAGAGTGATGTCAGAAATGGAAGCAGTGGCACAGAAG GAGAGAAGCTCCGCTGAACCAGAGGCCCAGACAGATGATCCACCCAGTCGTCCCCTGAAGAAGGCAAAAAAGTCCCTGGGCAGTTTCTTCAAGGCAGCTCCAATCCCTACCTCCTCTTTTATGCATCTCTCACAAGCTGTTGAAGCTGAGCTTAACAGCTACTTGCTATCCACGGCCATAGACAGTGAGGAAGACCCCTTGGCATGGTGGAAACTCCACAAAATGACATTCCCACAGCTAAGCAAGCTTGCAAGGAAGTATCTCTGCATACCTGCAAGTAGCTCACCTTCAGAGAGACTTTTTAGTACATCAGGAAATATAGTAACATGTCAGTGCACATGTTTAAAACCTTGGAGAGTAAACATGTTGGTTTTCCTTAACAAGAACTTGCCATAA